A region from the Salmo trutta chromosome 40, fSalTru1.1, whole genome shotgun sequence genome encodes:
- the LOC115180486 gene encoding cyclin-dependent kinase 17-like: MEKMKRFKRRLSLTLRSSHTIDESLSELAEQMTIEDGGNKDNEPIVRNGRPPSSHSMHSFLHQYTGSFKKPPLRRPHSVIGGSLGSFMTFPSNGSRLDIVHENLKMGSDGESDQASGTSSDEVQSPTGVCLRNRVQRRISMEDLNKRLSLPADIRIPDGYLEKLQLSSPTFDQPLSRLSRRASLSEIGFGKLETYIKLDKLGEGTYATVFKGRSKLTDNLVALKEIRLEHEEGAPCTAIREVSLLKDLKHANIVTLHDIVHTDKSLTLVFEYLDKDLKQYMDDCGNIMSMHNVKIFLFQILRGLAYCHKRKVLHRDLKPQNLLINERGELKLADFGLARAKSVPTKTYSNEVVTLWYRPPDVLLGSSEYSTQIDMWGVGCIFYEMAAGRPLFPGSTVEDELHLIFRLLGTPSEDSWPGITGVEEFKSYNFPKYKPQPFINHAPRLDTEGIELVLSFLKYESKKRISADEAMKQAYFKSLGAQVHTLHESISIFTLKDIQLQRDPGYRNSSHLESGNSKNRRQSMLF, translated from the exons ATGGAGAAGATGAAGAGGTTTAAGCGGCGTCTGTCTCTAACGCTGCGCTCCAGCCACACCATAGACGAGTCTCTGTCTGAACTGGCCGAGCAGATGACCATCGAGGACGGCGGCAACAAGGACAACG AGCCGATCGTGCGTAATGGGCGACCGCCCTCCTCTCACAGCATGCACTCGTTCCTGCACCAGTACACCGGCTCCTTCAAGAAGCCCCCCCTCCGCCGACCACACAGTGTCATCGGAGGAAGCCTGGGTTCCTTCATGACCTTCCCCAGCAATGGCAGCCGCCTCG ACATCGTCCATGAGAACCTGAAGATGGGCTCAGACGGGGAGAGTGACCAGGCGTCTGGGACGTCGTCAGACGAGGTGCAGTCGCCCACCGGGGTGTGTCTGAGGAACAGGGTGCAACGACGCATCTCCATGGAG gacctGAACAAGCGTCTGTCTCTGCCTGCTGACATCCGTATCCCTGACGGTTACCTGGAGAAGCTGCAGCTGAGCAGCCCTACCTTTGACCAGCCCCTCAGCCGACTCTCACGCAGGGCCTCactg tCAGAGATTGGTTTTGGGAAGCTGGAGACCTACATCAAACTGGACAAACTGGGAGAG GGGACCTATGCTACAGTATTTAAGGGGCGCAGTAAGCTGACTGACAACCTGGTGGCGCTAAAGGAGATCAGGCTGGAGCACGAAGAGGGAGCACCCTGCACCGCCATCAGAGAAG tgTCGTTACTGAAGGACCTGAAACATGCCAACATCGTGACCTTACATGACATTGTCCACACAGACAAGAGCCTGACACTGGTCTTCGAGTACCTG GATAAAGACCTGAAGCAGTACATGGATGACTGTGGTAACATCATGAGCATGCACAACGTCAAG ATCTTCTTGTTCCAGATTTTGCGGGGGTTGGCGTACTGCCACAAGCGGAAGGTTCTCCACAGAGACCTAAAGCCCCAGAACCTGCTCATCAACGAGAGAGGGGAACTCAAACTGGCTGACTTTGGCCTGGCGCGGGCGAAGTCTGTCCCCACTAAGACGTACTCCAACGAGGTGGTGACTCTGTGGTACCGGCCACCTGACGTCCTGCTAGGCTCCTCCGAGTACTCCACACAGATTGACATGTG gggtgtgggGTGTATATTTTACGAGATGGCTGCAGGTCGGCCCCTGTTTCCTGGCTCCACCGTAGAGGACGAGCTCCACCTCATATTCAGACTGCTGG GCACACCATCAGAGGACAGCTGGCCAGGGATCACTGGCGTCGAGGAATTCAAATCCTACAACTTCCCCAAATACAAACCTCAGCCGTTCATCAACCATGCGCCCAg gTTGGACACAGAAGGCATTGAGCTGGTGTTATCATTCCTGAAA TATGAGTCCAAGAAGAGGATCTCAGCAGATGAAGCTATGAAGCAGGCCTACTTCAAGAGCCTGGGGGCACAGGTCCACACACTGCATGAGA gTATATCAATATTCACTCTGAAGGATATCCAACTGCAGAGAGACCCTGGCTATCGGAACTCCTCACACCTAGAGTCAG GCAACAGCAAGAACAGAAGACAGAGCATGCTCTTCTAG
- the LOC115180487 gene encoding ETS domain-containing protein Elk-3-like has protein sequence MESAITLWQFLLQLLLDQSHKHLICWTSNDGEFKLLKSEEVAKLWGLRKNKTNMNYDKLSRALRYYYDKNIIKKVIGQKFVYKFVSFPEILKMDPAAVEMGVRGCDETGGALSEGEGDEEGVRGGPPGRNEYLHSGLYSSFTVSSLQHPQDLLRPPDLLRPIKVEPRHDHHDDSGTVIRFVQNRSHKGGALPVVSLPSSPPPSSNEGYYSSKPSPRLAYSSSCSSSPSHSPTHTLWRARSPAPETDESEQSAQPLNLSSGHRDRGQVTPTPEKRGLANSVPPKTRKPKGLEISAPSLLLTANDIGSIALNSPALPSGSLTPAFFTAQTPSGLILTPSPLLSSIHFWSSLSPGGSLSPARLQGHGPLFQFPTLLNGPIPVPLSSLDTSSPLLLSHRPHKS, from the exons atggAGAGCGCCATCACGTTGTGGCAGTTCCTGCTGCAGCTGTTATTGGACCAGAGCCACAAGCACCTGATCTGCTGGACGTCCAACGACGGGGAGTTTAAACTGCTCAAGTCAGAAGAGGTGGCCAAGCTGTGGGGCCTGAGGAAGAACAAGACCAACATGAACTATGACAAGCTGAGCCGTGCCCTGCGTTACTACTATGACAAG AACATCATCAAGAAGGTGATTGGCCAGAAGTTTGTGTACAAATTTGTGTCCTTTCCGGAGATCCTGAAGATGGACCCCGCGGCGGTGGAGATGGGTGTGCGGGGATGTGATGAGACTGGTGGGGCCCTGTCAGAGGGGGAAGGGGatgaggagggggtgaggggcgGCCCCCCAGGGAGGAACGAGTACCTCCACTCAGGCCTCTACTCCTCCTTTACCGTCAGCTCCCTCCAGCATCCCCAGGACCTCCTCCGCCCCCCTGATCTGCTCCGGCCAATCAAGGTGGAGCCTCGACATGATCACCATGACGACAGTGGCACGGTGATCCGCTTTGTTCAGAACCGCAGCCATAAGGGTGGGGCACTGCCGGTGGTGTCGCTGCCTTCATCGCCGCCCCCTTCCTCAAACGAGGGCTACTATTCGTCCAAACCTTCCCCAAGGCTAGCCTACTCCtcgtcctgctcctcctccccatcACACAGCCCCACCCACACACTCTGGAGGGCACGGAGCCCCGCCCCTGAGACTGACGAATCAGAGCAGAGTGCTCAACCCCTTAACCTATCGTCTGGTCACAGAGACCGTGGCCAGGTCACACCCACGCCAGAGAAGAGGGGCTTAGCCAATAGCGTCCCGCCAAAAACCAGGAAGCCAAAAGGCCTGGAGATATCCGCACCCTCCCTGCTCCTGACAGCCAATGACATCGGCTCTATTGCCCTCAACAGTCCTGCGCTGCCCTCAGGGTCCCTAACACCAGCCTTCTTCACTGCACAG ACTCCCTCAGGTCTCATTCTCACCCCCAGTCCCCTGCTGTCCAGTATTCATTTCTGGAGCAGCCTGAGTCCCGGAGGATCCCTGAGCCCCGCTCGCCTGCAGGGCCATGGACCCCTGTtccag ttccCCACCCTGCTGAATGGGCCCATCCCAGTCCCCTTGTCCAGCCTGGACACCTCCTCCCCCCTACTGCTCTCCCACAGGCCACACAAGTCCTGA